Below is a window of Longimicrobium sp. DNA.
TGTCGCCCGCGGCGGTGAAGTTGTCGCCGAAGTTCGCGAGCAGCGAGTACTGGGTTCCGCCGGTGACCTCCGCGAACGCCGCCGCGGCGGGGGCCCACTCGCGCTGCTGCAGGTGCGCCCGGCCCAGCAGCGCCGCCGCGGCGCCGCGGGTGGCGCGGCCCACGTCGTTCCCGGTGTAGCCGGCGGGAAGCGCGGCGCGCGCCTCCGTCAGGTCCTTTTCGATCTGCGCCCACACCACGTCGGGCGTCACCTGCGCCGGCCGGTCGGCCGGGTTCGAGGGCTCCAGCACCAGCGGGATGTTGCCGTACAGGTTCACCAGGTTGAAGTACGCCAGCGCCCGGATGAACTTGGCCTCACCCACGATGCGGTCGCGCGTGCCCGCGTTCATTCCCGTGATGGCGGGAACGTACGCGATCACCTGGTTGGCCCGGAAGACC
It encodes the following:
- a CDS encoding RagB/SusD family nutrient uptake outer membrane protein, giving the protein MTKSFGVIPALLAAALLAGCAELDVTDPNQRTADTFWQTEQDAVMGVNAAYRGLQENGGYGRWLQFAYDMRSDIGYSRSPWGDLANFTKSVLGSYDFEVNREIFQHHYQTVFRANQVIAYVPAITGMNAGTRDRIVGEAKFIRALAYFNLVNLYGNIPLVLEPSNPADRPAQVTPDVVWAQIEKDLTEARAALPAGYTGNDVGRATRGAAAALLGRAHLQQREWAPAAAAFAEVTGGTQYSLLANFGDNFTAAGD